In Anabrus simplex isolate iqAnaSimp1 chromosome 14, ASM4041472v1, whole genome shotgun sequence, a genomic segment contains:
- the LOC136885728 gene encoding uncharacterized protein isoform X1 has product MKVTKAVAKPKAVQKKRKALLRQSITKICSELEALIQMPEKDTARIKALRDVLETKYRELRETVGQPATPASPKKNAVPSNTKKKKILKSTGSSLLQAKLDFISLQGKILKQQDRRHRVEHKAHLAEHRIRMRLLRLRFMAVKKRHLHINGFITKKIY; this is encoded by the exons ATGAAAGTGACTAAAGCAGTGGCGAAACCTAAAGCagtgcaaaagaaaagaaaagctttATTACGGCAGTCAATAACTAAGATCTGCAGTGAGCTCGAGGCGTTAatacagatgccggagaaagacACGGCACGTATTAAAGCACTTAGGGATGTTTTAGAAACGAAATATCGTGAATTAAGAG AGACAGTTGGTCAGCCTGCTACACCGGCCAGTCCCAAGAAGAATGCTGTGCCCAGCaacacaaagaaaaaaaaaattcttaagtcCACAGGCAGTAGTCTTCTACAGGCAAAGCTGGACTTCATCTCGCTCCAGggaaaaatattaaaacaacaaGATAGGAGACATCGTGTTGAACACAAAGCGCATCTTGCGGAGCACAGAATCCGGATGAGGCTGCTCAGACTGAGATTTATGGCTGTGAAGAAAAGGCATTT ACATATAAATGGCTTCATCACAAAGAAAATTTATTGA
- the LOC136885728 gene encoding uncharacterized protein isoform X2, whose translation MKVTKAVAKPKAVQKKRKALLRQSITKICSELEALIQMPEKDTARIKALRDVLETKYRELRETVGQPATPASPKKNAVPSNTKKKKILKSTGSSLLQAKLDFISLQGKILKQQDRRHRVEHKAHLAEHRIRMRLLRLRFMAVKKRHFLCTPTHC comes from the exons ATGAAAGTGACTAAAGCAGTGGCGAAACCTAAAGCagtgcaaaagaaaagaaaagctttATTACGGCAGTCAATAACTAAGATCTGCAGTGAGCTCGAGGCGTTAatacagatgccggagaaagacACGGCACGTATTAAAGCACTTAGGGATGTTTTAGAAACGAAATATCGTGAATTAAGAG AGACAGTTGGTCAGCCTGCTACACCGGCCAGTCCCAAGAAGAATGCTGTGCCCAGCaacacaaagaaaaaaaaaattcttaagtcCACAGGCAGTAGTCTTCTACAGGCAAAGCTGGACTTCATCTCGCTCCAGggaaaaatattaaaacaacaaGATAGGAGACATCGTGTTGAACACAAAGCGCATCTTGCGGAGCACAGAATCCGGATGAGGCTGCTCAGACTGAGATTTATGGCTGTGAAGAAAAGGCATTT TCTCTGCACTCCCACACACTGCTGA